In bacterium, the DNA window GGTCACGAAACCGACCAGCCGGCGGTCGTCACCTGCCACCGGCAGGGCATTCCAGCCCTTCTCCTCGAGGATCCCCTCGACCTCCGCAAGCGAGGTTTCCGGGGCGACGAAAACAGGATCCTTCGTCATGACATCGAGAACCCGGTAGTCAAGAAACTCGTACATCAGTGCCCTTTCGTTCCTGCCTAGAGGCGGCTGCGCAGGTGCTCGAAGCCAGCCCGGAGTTCTTCAGCGAGGATCTTCACGGCCTCGCCGATCTCCGCGGCATCGTCCTGGGCTCCCTCTCGGACCAGCTTCAGCTTACCCTCAAGCTCGCCCCATCGGTGCTCGAGACCCTTCCATTGGTCGCGGGCCTCCATGCTACCCAACTCACTCTGCACCCGGAGCTCGTCCCGGAGCTGTTGAAGCCCCTTCATCTCTTCCTGGAGGAACTCACTTAGTTTCGACATTGCGATCTCCTTGGTTGCCATCCGCTGAAAGTCTAAGCACAGCGTGTGCCAGGGCAATGACTTCGCGCCTCCAACCCGGCCGATCCGTCCTCACGACGAAACGCTGCGCCCAGGGCCATTCCGACGGTGCTTGGAATCCCCGTATCGAATGGCCCAGCAATTCGGGCCCGGCATCCGACGGGCCCTTCCCGCTTCGCTGTCGCCGGGCCAGACGTTGAAGAGCCACATTGCGCCCCGCGCGGACCTCGATCAGGTAGACCGGGGCTCCCCAGCGGGCCGCGAGCCTGCGCGCCGCGAGGCGCTGACGACGCGTAGCGAACGTGGCATCGAGGAGCGTGGGGCGGCCTGCAGCCAGAGGCGAAGCCGCACGTTCGAAGAGCGCCCGGTAGACCGCCCGCCGACGAGCGGGCGTGTAGAGCCCCTGGTCCGGGCCAGAACGGCCCCTCGGCCACTGGATGGAAGAACGCTGGCTTGCCTTGCGTACCCGATCGGCAGCGATGACCACTCCGCCCAGCGCCTCTGCGAGTTCTCGCGCCACACTGCTCTTGCCACACCCGACCGTGCCACAAAGAACGAGGAGCGGTGCCTTCATAGGCGGCCCGAGCAAGCGCTCGGCAAGTGCGACGTGTCGTTTCGCACTCTCCTTTGCGTTCTGGCGCCTCGTTTCGGGCAGCCCCTCATCTCCTGAGACGATGGCGGCAACCTTGCCCCGCACGGCCGCCCGATACGCCATGTACAAGTCCACCACTTCGTAGAGGCCGAAATCGTCCGCGCGCTCCGCATAACGCGCAAGGAAACCCTCAGCGAGGCCGGGGTGGCCGCGATAGTGGAGGTCCATCGCGAGGAACGCGACCTCCGAGGCGGCATCGATACAACGCAACTCGTCGGAGAACTCGAGTCCATCGATCACCCGCGGATCGGAGGGGCCGCCCTCGAACCACACATGCTCCAGGTGCAGGTCGCCATGGCCGTCGACCGCGCGCCCTTCCCTTCGCCTTTGCTCCAACACGGACGAACGGGAGGCAAGTGCAGCCTCGGTGGATTCCCGAAGGCCCTTCGTCCCCTTCTCGCCCAGGCGATCCTTCAAGATCACGAGGTTGTCTTGCATCGGTGCCGCAACCCGGTCCTGCCACGCC includes these proteins:
- a CDS encoding AAA family ATPase, which encodes MKGDAFYLDRLAEGLARAEAYVDLAGAGDEVEWLQTHLSHVFLTGDRVAKLRKAVDLGFVDFGERVARNRDCLRELEVNRRLSPDVYLGVAPVLEGPEGVKLGALDAKVLDPGREHVVVMRRLRAERDALSLLGRGELTAAHLDAVAKRVAGFHASHGLGTPAPWSAKAWQDRVAAPMQDNLVILKDRLGEKGTKGLRESTEAALASRSSVLEQRRREGRAVDGHGDLHLEHVWFEGGPSDPRVIDGLEFSDELRCIDAASEVAFLAMDLHYRGHPGLAEGFLARYAERADDFGLYEVVDLYMAYRAAVRGKVAAIVSGDEGLPETRRQNAKESAKRHVALAERLLGPPMKAPLLVLCGTVGCGKSSVARELAEALGGVVIAADRVRKASQRSSIQWPRGRSGPDQGLYTPARRRAVYRALFERAASPLAAGRPTLLDATFATRRQRLAARRLAARWGAPVYLIEVRAGRNVALQRLARRQRSGKGPSDAGPELLGHSIRGFQAPSEWPWAQRFVVRTDRPGWRREVIALAHAVLRLSADGNQGDRNVETK